A window of the Synechococcus sp. LTW-R genome harbors these coding sequences:
- a CDS encoding rhomboid family intramembrane serine protease, with protein sequence MGLGTTLGRQLRQWLIQDPEALQSGRAIANRLIDAIGAEDGLKGPIRDLANQPLLLQLLHGSGASQASARASLGAHIRQTYSAEVQAELQDLLDAVCGQESPVNERSAPASTAAPRPTAPAPQPEPLAGFTPSLRRLEPLAPGLALSACGALVLSWLGQELDRLIFEGWGWSGGVVLVLGLAGLGVGPWGKRLREHWSLSSEQAGRPREVWRWISAPWVHRNRAEAGLNLAVLLIILGGSPLPLGQVILRYSLTALACLALAAIAAERWSIQRTWSGSAGPVCALIGLAAGSSLLQWKLLVFRPLGFSIPAWVLLLVVGALQLGWQLPRQHPGEASIALQRLLASSCSWGLLLGVGWALISRLLAAL encoded by the coding sequence ATGGGCCTCGGCACCACTCTCGGCAGGCAGCTGCGCCAATGGCTGATCCAGGACCCTGAGGCGCTCCAGAGCGGTCGGGCGATCGCCAACCGCCTCATTGATGCCATCGGCGCGGAGGACGGCCTCAAAGGGCCGATCCGGGACCTCGCCAATCAGCCCCTACTGCTGCAACTCCTGCATGGGAGTGGCGCCAGCCAAGCCAGTGCCCGCGCCAGCCTGGGCGCACACATCCGCCAGACCTACTCCGCCGAGGTGCAAGCCGAGCTGCAGGATCTGCTCGACGCGGTCTGCGGCCAAGAGTCGCCGGTAAACGAACGCTCTGCTCCTGCTTCAACAGCCGCACCACGCCCAACCGCTCCAGCGCCACAACCCGAACCGCTTGCGGGGTTCACGCCAAGCCTGCGCCGTCTGGAACCCCTGGCACCTGGACTGGCCCTCTCGGCCTGCGGCGCCCTGGTGCTGAGCTGGTTGGGTCAAGAACTGGATCGGCTGATCTTCGAGGGCTGGGGCTGGAGCGGGGGCGTTGTCCTGGTCCTCGGCCTCGCCGGTCTCGGCGTCGGCCCCTGGGGGAAGAGGCTGCGGGAGCACTGGAGTCTCAGCAGCGAGCAGGCCGGCCGACCGCGGGAGGTTTGGCGCTGGATCAGTGCCCCCTGGGTGCATCGCAACCGGGCAGAGGCAGGGCTGAATCTGGCCGTCCTACTAATCATCTTGGGGGGCTCCCCCCTTCCCCTGGGGCAGGTGATCCTGCGCTACAGCCTCACCGCGCTGGCCTGTCTGGCCCTAGCCGCGATTGCCGCCGAACGCTGGTCCATCCAACGCACCTGGAGCGGATCCGCGGGGCCGGTCTGTGCCCTGATTGGCCTGGCGGCGGGCTCAAGCCTCCTGCAGTGGAAGCTGCTGGTCTTTCGCCCCCTGGGCTTCAGCATCCCGGCCTGGGTCCTGCTGCTCGTCGTGGGAGCCCTGCAACTGGGCTGGCAACTGCCCCGGCAACACCCCGGCGAAGCGAGCATCGCCCTGCAACGCCTGCTGGCCTCGAGCTGCAGCTGGGGACTCCTCCTCGGTGTGGGCTGGGCCCTGATCAGCCGGCTGCTGGCAGCGCTTTAG
- the atpD gene encoding F0F1 ATP synthase subunit beta → MAAATATGTKGLVRQVIGPVIDVEFPAGKLPKIFNALRIEGKNPAGQDVALTAEVQQLLGDHRVRAVAMSGTDGLVRGMEALDTGAPISVPVGEATLGRIFNVLGEPVDEQGPVKATATAPIHREAPKLTDLETKPKVFETGIKVIDLLAPYRQGGKIGLFGGAGVGKTVLIQELINNIAKEHGGVSVFGGVGERTREGNDLYEEFKESGVINADDLSKSKVALCYGQMNEPPGARMRVGLSALTMAEHFRDVNKQDVLLFVDNIFRFVQAGSEVSALLGRMPSAVGYQPTLGTDVGGLQERITSTLEGSITSIQAVYVPADDLTDPAPATTFAHLDATTVLNRGLASKGIYPAVDPLDSTSTMLQPSVVGDEHYRTARAVQSTLQRYKELQDIIAILGLDELSEEDRRTVDRARKIEKFLSQPFFVAEIFTGMPGKYVKLEDTIKGFNMVLSGELDHLPEAAFYLVGNIDEVKAKAAKIQADAKG, encoded by the coding sequence ATGGCTGCTGCTACTGCCACCGGCACTAAAGGCCTCGTCCGGCAGGTCATCGGACCGGTGATCGACGTCGAATTTCCGGCCGGCAAGCTGCCCAAGATTTTCAACGCTCTCCGCATCGAGGGCAAAAACCCCGCTGGTCAAGACGTTGCTCTGACCGCTGAGGTTCAACAGCTGCTCGGCGACCACCGCGTCCGCGCCGTGGCCATGAGCGGCACCGACGGCCTGGTTCGCGGCATGGAAGCCCTGGACACCGGCGCCCCCATCTCCGTGCCCGTGGGTGAAGCCACCCTCGGCCGCATCTTCAACGTGCTCGGCGAGCCCGTCGACGAGCAGGGTCCGGTGAAGGCCACCGCCACCGCTCCCATCCACCGCGAAGCTCCCAAGCTGACCGACCTCGAGACCAAGCCCAAGGTCTTCGAAACCGGCATCAAGGTGATCGACCTGCTGGCTCCTTACCGCCAGGGCGGCAAGATCGGCCTCTTCGGTGGCGCCGGTGTGGGCAAGACCGTGTTGATCCAGGAGCTGATCAACAACATCGCTAAGGAGCACGGCGGTGTGTCCGTGTTCGGTGGCGTGGGTGAGCGCACCCGTGAGGGCAACGACCTCTACGAGGAATTCAAGGAGTCCGGCGTGATCAACGCCGACGACCTCTCCAAGTCGAAGGTGGCCCTCTGCTACGGCCAGATGAACGAGCCCCCCGGCGCCCGCATGCGCGTGGGTCTCTCGGCTCTGACCATGGCTGAGCACTTCCGCGACGTGAACAAGCAGGACGTGCTGCTGTTCGTCGACAACATCTTCCGTTTCGTGCAGGCCGGCTCCGAGGTGTCCGCACTGCTCGGCCGCATGCCTTCCGCTGTGGGCTACCAGCCCACCCTGGGCACCGACGTGGGTGGCCTGCAGGAGCGCATCACCTCCACCCTCGAGGGTTCGATCACCTCGATTCAGGCTGTGTATGTGCCTGCGGACGACCTCACCGACCCCGCACCTGCCACCACCTTTGCTCACCTGGACGCCACCACCGTGCTGAACCGCGGCCTGGCTTCCAAGGGCATCTACCCCGCTGTGGATCCCCTGGACTCCACCAGCACCATGCTTCAGCCCTCCGTCGTGGGTGACGAGCATTACCGCACCGCCCGCGCCGTGCAGTCCACCCTGCAGCGCTACAAAGAGCTCCAGGACATCATCGCGATTCTGGGTCTGGACGAACTGTCCGAGGAAGACCGTCGCACCGTGGACCGCGCTCGCAAGATCGAGAAGTTCCTCTCCCAGCCCTTCTTCGTGGCTGAGATCTTCACCGGCATGCCCGGTAAGTACGTGAAGCTCGAGGACACCATCAAGGGCTTCAACATGGTCCTCTCCGGTGAACTGGATCACCTCCCCGAAGCTGCCTTCTATCTGGTTGGCAACATCGATGAAGTGAAGGCCAAGGCCGCCAAGATCCAAGCCGACGCCAAAGGTTGA
- the atpC gene encoding ATP synthase F1 subunit epsilon, giving the protein MSLTLRVLAPDQSVFDGPADEVILPSTTGQLGILPGHVSLLTALDYGVLRVRENNNWKAIALQGGFAEIEADEVTVLVNTAELGSSINADEANKELEAATAAANQFEGQAASTEKLKAQQALSRARARVQAATLNK; this is encoded by the coding sequence ATGTCTCTTACCCTCCGCGTTCTGGCTCCAGACCAGAGCGTCTTCGACGGCCCCGCCGACGAAGTCATCCTTCCTTCCACCACTGGCCAACTGGGCATCCTTCCCGGTCACGTCTCCCTACTCACCGCCCTCGACTACGGGGTGCTGCGGGTTCGCGAGAACAACAACTGGAAAGCCATTGCCCTTCAGGGTGGTTTCGCTGAGATCGAAGCGGATGAAGTCACCGTTCTGGTGAACACCGCTGAACTCGGCAGCTCCATCAATGCTGATGAAGCCAACAAAGAACTGGAAGCAGCCACCGCGGCCGCCAATCAGTTCGAAGGTCAAGCCGCCAGCACCGAAAAGCTGAAGGCCCAACAAGCCCTTTCCCGTGCCCGCGCCCGGGTGCAGGCCGCAACCCTCAACAAGTGA
- the groL gene encoding chaperonin GroEL (60 kDa chaperone family; promotes refolding of misfolded polypeptides especially under stressful conditions; forms two stacked rings of heptamers to form a barrel-shaped 14mer; ends can be capped by GroES; misfolded proteins enter the barrel where they are refolded when GroES binds), which translates to MAKRIIYNEQARRALEKGIDILAESVAVTLGPKGRNVVLEKKFGAPQIINDGVTIAKEIELEDHIENTGVALIRQAASKTNDAAGDGTTTATVLAHAMVKSGLRNVAAGANAITLKKGIDKAAEFLVEKIKENAKPISDSNAIAQVGTISAGNDEEVGRMIADAMDKVGKEGVISLEEGKSMTTELEVTEGMRFDKGYISPYFATDTERMEAVLEEPYILLTDKKIGLVQDLVPVLEQIARTGKPLLIIAEDIEKEALATLVVNRLRGVLNVAAVKAPGFGDRRKAMLEDIAVLTNGQLITEDAGLKLENTKLEMLGTARRITINKDTTTIVAEGNEVAVKARCEQIRKQMDETDSTYDKEKLQERLAKLSGGVAVVKVGAATETEMKDKKLRLEDAINATKAAVEEGIVPGGGTTLAHLAPSLEDWAKANLSGEELIGSTIVASALTAPLKRIAENAGVNGSVVAEHVKNKPFTEGYNAATGEYVDMLAAGIVDPAKVTRSGLQNAASIAGMVLTTECIVADLPEKKEAAPAGGGMGGGDFDY; encoded by the coding sequence ATGGCTAAGCGCATCATTTACAACGAGCAGGCTCGCCGCGCTCTGGAAAAAGGCATTGACATCCTGGCCGAGTCCGTTGCCGTGACCCTCGGCCCCAAAGGCCGAAACGTCGTCCTCGAGAAGAAGTTCGGCGCTCCTCAGATCATCAATGACGGCGTCACAATCGCCAAGGAGATTGAGCTCGAGGATCACATCGAGAACACCGGTGTTGCCCTGATCCGTCAGGCCGCCTCCAAGACCAACGATGCCGCCGGTGACGGCACCACCACCGCGACCGTCCTGGCCCACGCCATGGTCAAGTCCGGTCTGCGCAATGTCGCTGCTGGCGCCAACGCCATCACCCTGAAGAAGGGCATCGACAAGGCTGCTGAGTTCCTGGTCGAGAAGATCAAGGAGAACGCCAAGCCCATCAGCGACTCCAACGCGATCGCTCAGGTCGGCACCATCTCCGCTGGCAACGACGAGGAAGTCGGCCGCATGATCGCCGACGCCATGGACAAAGTCGGCAAAGAGGGTGTGATCTCCCTCGAGGAAGGCAAGTCGATGACCACCGAACTGGAGGTCACCGAAGGCATGCGCTTCGACAAGGGCTACATCTCCCCTTACTTCGCCACCGACACCGAGCGGATGGAAGCGGTTCTGGAGGAGCCCTACATCCTGCTGACCGACAAGAAGATCGGTCTGGTGCAGGACCTCGTGCCCGTGCTCGAGCAGATCGCCCGCACCGGCAAGCCTCTGCTGATCATTGCTGAGGACATCGAGAAGGAAGCCCTGGCCACCCTCGTGGTGAACCGTCTGCGTGGCGTCCTGAACGTGGCCGCTGTGAAGGCCCCTGGTTTCGGCGATCGCCGTAAGGCCATGCTCGAGGACATCGCTGTTCTCACCAACGGTCAGCTGATCACCGAGGACGCAGGCCTCAAGCTGGAGAACACCAAGCTGGAGATGCTGGGCACCGCCCGCCGCATCACCATCAACAAAGACACCACCACCATCGTGGCCGAAGGCAACGAGGTGGCAGTGAAGGCCCGCTGCGAGCAGATCCGCAAGCAGATGGACGAAACCGACTCCACCTACGACAAGGAGAAGCTGCAGGAGCGTCTGGCCAAGCTGAGCGGCGGTGTGGCCGTGGTCAAGGTGGGTGCCGCCACCGAGACCGAGATGAAGGACAAGAAGCTGCGCCTCGAAGACGCCATCAACGCCACCAAGGCGGCCGTTGAAGAAGGCATCGTTCCTGGCGGTGGCACCACCCTGGCCCACCTGGCTCCCTCCCTCGAGGATTGGGCCAAGGCCAACCTTTCCGGCGAGGAGCTGATCGGCTCCACCATCGTGGCTTCCGCCCTGACCGCTCCCCTCAAGCGCATCGCTGAGAACGCTGGTGTGAACGGCTCCGTCGTCGCGGAGCACGTCAAGAACAAGCCCTTCACCGAGGGCTACAACGCCGCCACCGGCGAGTACGTCGACATGCTGGCGGCCGGCATCGTTGACCCCGCCAAGGTGACCCGCTCCGGTCTGCAGAACGCGGCTTCGATCGCCGGCATGGTTCTGACCACCGAGTGCATCGTGGCTGACCTGCCCGAGAAGAAGGAAGCAGCTCCTGCCGGCGGCGGCATGGGCGGCGGCGACTTCGACTACTGA
- the groES gene encoding co-chaperone GroES — translation MAAVSLSVSTVKPLGDRIFIKVSESEEKTAGGILLPDSAKEKPQVGEVVQVGPGKRNDDGSRQAPEVSVGDKVLYSKYAGTDIKLGSDEYVLLSEKDILAVVS, via the coding sequence ATGGCTGCTGTTTCCCTCAGCGTTTCCACCGTCAAGCCCCTGGGCGATCGCATCTTCATCAAGGTCTCCGAGTCCGAAGAGAAGACCGCCGGCGGCATCCTTCTGCCTGACTCCGCCAAAGAAAAGCCCCAGGTGGGTGAAGTGGTGCAGGTGGGCCCCGGCAAGCGCAACGACGACGGTTCCCGTCAGGCTCCTGAAGTGAGCGTTGGCGACAAGGTCCTCTACAGCAAGTACGCCGGCACCGACATCAAGCTCGGCAGCGACGAGTACGTGCTCCTGTCTGAGAAGGACATCCTGGCTGTCGTCAGCTGA
- a CDS encoding transglycosylase domain-containing protein, whose protein sequence is MAGLSLWLDCNTRLSPSPRLDRFASPAVREAWAAFARAAFRGPWRARPDAVRRTLPALLQHQARLELWVKEQKLLELDLETQRYRLGRDPSCELPLADPSLSRIHAILERERPSDRDFALEDFGSSNGLFHRDRRIRWIQLRDGDAVQLGSPLKGEAPELRYVHPRSPLEQAVRLLGIGALAGSALLVSGMLLAASIGGGSRIRSIEGPVKIFAANGQQVDAKEGSSTALPSLQSYPLHLRQALMASEEARFGWNSGIDLFGTLRSAVLGSGGGSGLTQQVARMVYPEVGRDLSLTRKLRELSVALQLEVGFSKNQILKLYLDRAYLGLGTEGFEQAAQLYFRKSASDLDVGQSAFLVGLLPSPNGYSPCNLDDPGAGLERRNLVLKLMHEQGWLSDQGLIDARRRPLNIDPSACRESSFSSYPFFSDYVVGELEGTRFGLNLRGSDAAGNYAVESTINPKLQQLAQEQLKRFLDGPAASAGLTQGALISLNTKTGDIVAYVGGGDYSRSSFDRVQALRQPGSTFKLFPFLAALASGVSPAESISCAPLDYVRGCRHHTGLISVAAGLAGSENVVALRLAERAGFSQVLKMARRLGITTPLDADYNTMLGGRETYLYEMARAYAVVANGGRSVPVHGVSRIYDLGICRSVKSLDRCPARGVTTPIGERSRQLIRPEVAAAMDQLLAGVVQGGTGRAAAVIPDARGKTGTTNNGVDALFIGYSPALRLLTAIWMGNDDNRPASGASGGLVADLWGRYMQQAAKALPAAG, encoded by the coding sequence TTGGCTGGTCTTAGCCTATGGCTGGACTGCAACACCCGCCTGAGCCCCTCCCCTCGCTTGGATCGCTTTGCCTCGCCGGCCGTTCGTGAGGCGTGGGCAGCCTTCGCCCGGGCAGCCTTCCGCGGACCCTGGCGGGCGCGTCCTGATGCAGTCCGCCGCACCCTGCCGGCGCTGCTGCAGCACCAGGCTCGTCTTGAGCTCTGGGTGAAGGAGCAGAAGCTCCTGGAGCTCGACCTCGAGACCCAGCGCTATCGCCTCGGCCGGGACCCCTCCTGCGAGCTGCCCCTGGCGGACCCGAGCTTGAGCCGGATTCACGCGATTCTCGAGCGCGAGCGTCCCAGCGACCGGGACTTTGCCTTGGAGGACTTCGGCTCCTCGAATGGACTCTTTCACCGGGACCGGCGCATTCGCTGGATTCAGCTGCGCGACGGTGATGCGGTCCAGTTGGGTTCGCCCTTGAAGGGAGAGGCGCCCGAGTTGCGCTACGTCCATCCCCGCAGCCCCTTGGAGCAGGCGGTTCGCCTGCTGGGCATCGGTGCCTTGGCGGGTTCAGCCCTGTTGGTGAGCGGCATGCTCCTGGCGGCCAGCATCGGCGGCGGCTCGAGGATACGGAGCATTGAAGGCCCGGTCAAAATCTTTGCCGCCAATGGCCAGCAGGTGGATGCCAAGGAGGGCTCCTCCACGGCGCTGCCCTCGCTGCAGTCCTACCCCTTGCACCTGCGCCAGGCCCTGATGGCCTCAGAAGAGGCGCGGTTTGGCTGGAACAGCGGCATCGATTTATTCGGCACGCTGCGCTCGGCGGTGTTGGGGAGCGGTGGCGGCAGCGGCCTGACCCAGCAGGTCGCCCGCATGGTTTATCCGGAGGTGGGACGGGACCTGAGCCTGACCCGCAAGCTCCGGGAGTTGTCGGTGGCGCTCCAGCTGGAGGTGGGCTTCAGCAAGAACCAGATCCTCAAGCTCTATCTCGATCGCGCCTATCTCGGCCTTGGGACCGAGGGGTTTGAGCAGGCCGCTCAGCTCTATTTCCGCAAGTCCGCCAGCGATCTGGATGTCGGCCAGTCGGCCTTCCTCGTGGGACTGCTCCCCAGCCCGAATGGCTACAGCCCCTGCAACCTCGACGACCCGGGGGCGGGCCTCGAGCGCCGCAACCTGGTGCTGAAGCTGATGCATGAGCAGGGTTGGCTGAGCGATCAGGGCTTGATCGATGCCCGGCGCCGGCCCCTCAACATCGATCCCTCGGCCTGCCGGGAGTCGAGCTTCAGCAGCTACCCCTTCTTCAGTGACTACGTCGTTGGGGAGCTGGAGGGCACCCGTTTTGGCCTGAACCTCCGGGGTTCCGATGCGGCTGGAAATTATGCGGTGGAGAGCACGATCAACCCCAAGCTGCAGCAGTTGGCGCAGGAGCAGCTCAAGCGTTTCTTGGATGGACCGGCGGCTTCGGCGGGTTTGACCCAGGGGGCCCTGATCAGCCTGAACACCAAGACGGGCGACATCGTGGCCTATGTCGGCGGCGGGGATTACAGCCGCTCGAGCTTTGACCGGGTGCAGGCCCTGCGGCAGCCCGGTTCGACCTTCAAGCTCTTTCCCTTTCTGGCGGCCCTCGCGTCGGGGGTCTCCCCGGCCGAGTCCATCTCCTGTGCCCCTTTGGACTATGTCAGGGGCTGCCGCCATCACACGGGGCTCATCAGCGTGGCGGCCGGCCTGGCCGGCTCGGAGAACGTTGTGGCCTTGCGCCTGGCGGAGCGGGCGGGGTTCTCCCAGGTGCTGAAAATGGCGCGACGACTGGGGATCACGACGCCGCTGGACGCCGACTACAACACGATGCTGGGGGGGCGCGAGACCTACCTCTATGAGATGGCCCGGGCCTATGCCGTCGTGGCCAATGGGGGGCGCTCGGTGCCCGTCCATGGGGTCAGCCGGATTTATGACCTCGGCATTTGCCGCTCGGTGAAAAGCCTGGACCGCTGCCCGGCCCGCGGGGTGACGACCCCCATCGGAGAGCGATCCCGTCAGCTGATTCGGCCGGAGGTGGCCGCGGCAATGGACCAATTGCTGGCGGGCGTGGTGCAGGGGGGGACGGGCCGCGCGGCCGCGGTGATTCCGGATGCCCGCGGCAAAACCGGGACCACGAACAACGGGGTTGATGCCCTTTTCATTGGTTATTCCCCCGCCTTGAGGCTGTTGACGGCGATCTGGATGGGGAACGACGACAACCGGCCCGCCTCCGGTGCGAGCGGAGGCCTTGTGGCAGACCTTTGGGGTCGTTACATGCAGCAGGCCGCTAAAGCGCTGCCAGCAGCCGGCTGA
- a CDS encoding MscL family protein, with translation MLAFRRWLREFTEFFFQKGNALNLAIAVVVGTQFQQIVDALTKDLLMPLLNPLIRNGGWEKWVIPYAGGQLLIGQALNVLLNSLIVGWALFLIVKAINRSQRMASAGMDRLRAEQGGDSEV, from the coding sequence ATGCTCGCTTTTCGTCGCTGGTTGCGGGAATTCACGGAGTTCTTCTTTCAGAAGGGCAATGCCCTGAATCTGGCCATCGCGGTGGTCGTGGGCACGCAGTTTCAGCAGATCGTCGATGCCCTCACGAAGGATCTCTTGATGCCTTTGCTGAATCCCCTGATTCGCAATGGCGGCTGGGAAAAGTGGGTGATTCCTTATGCCGGTGGGCAGCTTCTGATCGGACAGGCCCTGAATGTGCTGCTCAATTCCCTGATTGTGGGCTGGGCTCTCTTCTTGATTGTTAAGGCGATCAATCGCTCCCAGCGCATGGCTTCCGCGGGGATGGACCGCCTGCGCGCTGAACAGGGCGGGGATTCCGAGGTCTGA
- a CDS encoding FHA domain-containing protein: MSAPKARLLLASDPSKAAPLDPKQPLTIGKAPSNRLCLASQTGVSDHHAVVRFSQTQGWLVCEWQSNDGTFHEGQRIQQCRQLEDGDEIRLGLQGPVLQFELIAATPTKPAATPTQPKPAAPRRIDVDGEAVELAAVLSAGVQSLPRHPHVFSWWLLLCLGGLLLLPFPLIFWPLELGALAGWIVLGSRKDHSLVVVLRDGRALRHGFANRRTALAHRNGIRKALGAQAR; encoded by the coding sequence ATGAGTGCCCCCAAAGCGCGCTTGCTGCTCGCTAGCGATCCCAGCAAAGCCGCGCCCCTCGATCCCAAACAGCCCCTGACCATCGGCAAGGCGCCGAGCAATCGGCTCTGCCTCGCCAGCCAAACCGGGGTCTCCGATCACCACGCCGTCGTCCGGTTCTCGCAAACCCAGGGCTGGTTGGTCTGCGAGTGGCAGAGCAACGACGGCACCTTCCACGAAGGGCAACGGATTCAACAGTGCCGCCAGCTCGAGGACGGCGATGAGATCCGGCTCGGACTCCAGGGCCCCGTGCTGCAGTTCGAGCTGATCGCGGCCACTCCGACCAAGCCAGCGGCCACCCCAACCCAACCCAAACCCGCCGCGCCCCGCCGGATCGATGTGGATGGGGAAGCGGTCGAGCTGGCCGCGGTGCTCTCGGCGGGAGTGCAGAGCCTGCCTCGCCATCCCCACGTCTTCAGCTGGTGGCTCTTGCTCTGCCTTGGGGGCCTCTTGCTGCTGCCCTTCCCCCTGATCTTCTGGCCCCTGGAACTCGGCGCCCTGGCCGGCTGGATCGTGCTGGGGTCCCGCAAGGACCACAGCCTGGTGGTGGTGCTCCGCGATGGACGCGCCCTGCGCCATGGCTTTGCCAACCGCCGCACCGCCCTGGCCCACCGCAACGGCATCCGCAAAGCCCTCGGAGCCCAGGCCCGATGA